The DNA sequence ACTTTGGGTTGATAATGAAGGCAAAGCTCACCGTTTTTGAGAGCGTCTTCCAGGGCAAGCAGTTCCGAATCGCGCGCCAGTGTTTTTGAACTGGCATGATCGAAGACAAACACCTGGTTTTTGCCCTGAGTTTTGGCCTGATACATGGCCTGGTCGGCCTGACGCACCAGTTGGTCGGCATCCAGGTCGGAGTGCGGGTCATAAAAGCTGACGCCGATGCTGGCCGAAACGCGGATTTCAATGTCGGAAAGGCTGACGGCCGCGTTGGCATTCGCCAGCAGACGCTCCATGAGCGGATAAATTTCGGTCTTAT is a window from the Thiomicrospira sp. XS5 genome containing:
- a CDS encoding diguanylate cyclase domain-containing protein, giving the protein KTEIYPLMERLLANANAAVSLSDIEIRVSASIGVSFYDPHSDLDADQLVRQADQAMYQAKTQGKNQVFVFDHASSKTLARDSELLALEDALKNGELCLHYQPKV